A region of the Mycobacterium sp. NBC_00419 genome:
CTCGATGTGCTTGGCCCGGTCGAGCAGCCCGTCGAGCTCGATGGTCTCGATGGTGGCCAGCGCCGCCGCGCACGCCACCGGGTTGCCGCCGTAGGTGCCGCCCAGGCCACTGACATGAGGGGCGTCCATGATCTCGGCGCGACCGGTCACCGCTGCCAGCGGCAGGCCGTCGGCGATGCCCTTGGCGGTGACGATCAGGTCGGGCTCGATGCCCTCGTCCTCGCAGGCGAACATCGCGCCGGTACGGGCGAACCCGGACTGCACCTCGTCGGCGATGAACACCACATTGTTGTCCGAACACCACGCGCGCAGCGTCGGCAGGAACCCGGGTGCGGGAACGATGAATCCGCCCTCGCCCTGGATGGGCTCGATGATGACCGCGGCCAGGTTGCCCGCGCCGATCTGCTTGTCGATCACCGTCAGTGCGCGCTCGGCGGCGAGTTCGCCGTCGGTGGCCCACTCTTTGTCGATCAGGCCGTCGCGGTACGGGTAGGACATCGGCGCCCGGTAGACCTCCGGCGCGAACGGGCCGAACCCGCTCTTGTAGGGCATCGACTTGGCGGTCAGCGCCATCGTGAGGTTGGTGCGGCCGTGGTAGGCGTGGTCGAAGGCCACCACCGCGGTCTTGCGGGTGTAGGCGCGGGCCACCTTGATGGCGTTCTCCACTGCCTCGGCCCCGGAGTTGAACAGCGCCGAACGCTTCTCGTAGGAGCCCGGGGTCAGCCGGTTGAGATGTTCGGCGACGGCGATGTACTCCTCGTAGGGCGTCACCATGAAGCAGGTGTGGGTGAAGTCGGCGACCTGGGCGCGCACCGCGTCGATCACCCGCGGCGAGGAGTTGCCGATCGTCGTCACCGCGATACCCGAGCCGAGATCGATGAGCCGGTTGCCGTCGACGTCCTCGATGA
Encoded here:
- the gabT gene encoding 4-aminobutyrate--2-oxoglutarate transaminase, yielding MTTLEQSRKLVTEIPGPVSIELSKRRVAAVSRGVGVTMPVYAARAAGGIIEDVDGNRLIDLGSGIAVTTIGNSSPRVIDAVRAQVADFTHTCFMVTPYEEYIAVAEHLNRLTPGSYEKRSALFNSGAEAVENAIKVARAYTRKTAVVAFDHAYHGRTNLTMALTAKSMPYKSGFGPFAPEVYRAPMSYPYRDGLIDKEWATDGELAAERALTVIDKQIGAGNLAAVIIEPIQGEGGFIVPAPGFLPTLRAWCSDNNVVFIADEVQSGFARTGAMFACEDEGIEPDLIVTAKGIADGLPLAAVTGRAEIMDAPHVSGLGGTYGGNPVACAAALATIETIELDGLLDRAKHIEKVMKDKLGRIQADDDRIGDVRGRGAMIAVELVKSGTAEPDPDLTKTLAAKAHSQGVLVLTCGTFGNILRFLPPLTISDELLIEGLDILAGILADS